The Acidobacteriota bacterium genomic interval CGCCCTGGCTGCAGATCGGCACCGAAGGCGCGGTGCTGTTTTTTGCCTCCACGGGCATGAACCTCTGGCACATCGCCGCGCGCGACCGCGGGGACGAGCTGCGCATCGCCGCCAACGGATTGTTTCTGATCTTCGCCGGCTTCGCCAACAACTACGTGAATGGCACCCTGGGCCAGGCCGATGTCTTCCAGAGCGCCGGCATGGCGATGCTGGCGATGCTGGTGCTGCGCTGGATGCTGCCGCGCTTCTGGACCTGGCTGTTCCCGCTGCCTTACCTGATCCACTTCCTGAATGCGCACGTGTACTACTGGAAAACAAGCGCCGGCGGCGTGTCGTCGTTTTTCCTGTCGCCAGGCTTGTTTCCGCTGCTGCCGTGGCTGAGTTTTTACCTGCTGGGCGCGCACCTCAAACGCTATCCCCGCCGCCGCATGCGCCTCGGCGTGGCGCTGCTGGCACTGCTGGCATTGGGCGCGGTGGTCGCCACGCGCGGTTTCGTTTTCGACAAATTCTGGATGAGCGCCGATTACTGGTTGCTGGGCGTGGCCTACGCCACGCTGCTGCTCGATCTGTTCCGCTACTGGATTGCACACCGGCCGCGCGCGCGCTCAAAGCAAAATCAGCATCGCTATGGCCCGGCGGGCCAGACCGCCTGCGGCTTTGACCCCAGGAAAAGCCGCACGCTCCCTCTCGGAGCGGGATACACGGACGCTGATTTTGCTTTAGGCAAGCCCGCGCCGTGGAAAGAACTCCGCTACTGGGGCGCCAATTCGCTGGTGTTCTACATTCTGCAAACCCTGGTGATCCGCGTACTGGAAATCTGGCTGCCGCAGGGCCTCGGCCTGCTCATGGCGTCGCTTGTGCTGACCGCGCTGCTGCTGCGGGCGGGCTTGTGGCTGCAGCGCTGGGCCAAGCGCCAGAACGCCTGGCCGGTGCTGGCCGGCTGCGCCGTGCTGTCGGCGGGCACGCTGGCGCTGCAAGCCTGGGTGTTCCACGGCTACTTCATCCGCAGCTACTCCAGCTTCGTGCTGACGCTGGCCTTCGTGGCCGCTTATCCCGCCTTCAAGAATCTTTCCGCCCGGCTGCCCCGCCGCTACGCCCCCGCAAACGGACTCACGGCCAGCACGCTTCCATAGATCTGGCCGTGGGATCGATCTTCGGTGTACAGCACCGGTGGCAGCTGGCGGCAGCTTGGAGGCGCCCTGAGCGCCAGCGGGCGGACCCTGCCGGGAATCGAAACCCGCACTCCAAGCGACCATCGGGAGCGACCCGGGCAAAAAGTGGCGAGCCACTTGACATCCATCATCAGCCCCAGCACTGGGATTTCGTGCCGAGTGCGGAGGGTGCGGGCAGGCCGGAATGCGATAATCAATTCAGCTTCATGGCTCGGCGGCTGTTCCCCATCTTCCTGCTCCTTCTGACCGCTGCGTTCGCACAGCAGCAGAGCGTGCCTATCTTTCGCGCCGATGTCGGCGAAGTGCTGGCGCAGGTGAGCGTGCTCGACCAGCATGGGCGCGCCGTGACCGGCCTGCCGCAGTCCGATTTCACGGTTTACGATAATGACGCCGCGCAGACGCTGGATTCGTTTACCAGTGGCGATGCGCCCGTTTCCGCCGGCATTCTGGTGGACAACAGCGGCAGTATGCGTTCCAAGCGCGAGCAGGTGGACCGCGCGGCGCTGAATTTCGTGCGTGCCGGCAATCCCGACGATCAGACCTTCATCGTCAAGTTCAACGACGAGTACCATCTGGTGGCGCCCTTCACCGGCAGTATTGCGGCGCTGGAGCAGGGACTCGGCGAAATCAATCCCGACTATGCCACCGCGATGTACGACGCCATCATTCGCGGCGTCGAGTACCTGAACCGCTACGGCAAAAACACCAAGAAAGTCATCCTGCTGATCAGCGATGGCGCCGACGACGCCAGCGGCCACAATCTCGAGCAAACCGAGCAGATTCTGCGGGTGCAGAATGCGCCCTTGATCTACTGCATCGGCCTGAGCGATCACGAAGATAGCGGCTGGGTGCGGCGCGACAACGCACGCGTGCTGAACCGG includes:
- a CDS encoding VWA domain-containing protein, which encodes MARRLFPIFLLLLTAAFAQQQSVPIFRADVGEVLAQVSVLDQHGRAVTGLPQSDFTVYDNDAAQTLDSFTSGDAPVSAGILVDNSGSMRSKREQVDRAALNFVRAGNPDDQTFIVKFNDEYHLVAPFTGSIAALEQGLGEINPDYATAMYDAIIRGVEYLNRYGKNTKKVILLISDGADDASGHNLEQTEQILRVQNAPLIYCIGLSDHEDSGWVRRDNARVLNRIAELTGGLAYFPKNLNQVNDITRKVAEDIRLQYSLVYRSSQTAPGFHAIRVVVRDPQHKHLHAVTRRGYWR